The Tamandua tetradactyla isolate mTamTet1 chromosome 8, mTamTet1.pri, whole genome shotgun sequence genome includes a window with the following:
- the SLC35C1 gene encoding GDP-fucose transporter 1 isoform X1, translating to MQPGPGTRQRRTPLKRSRILHMALMGGPDPPGEPEAGGEKRFLLRALQITLVVALYWVTSISMVFLNKYLLDSPSLRLDTPIFVTFYQCLVTVLLCWGLSALAACSPRSVDFPSLHLDLRVARSVLPLSVVFIGMITFNNLCLKYVGVPFYNVGRSLTTVFNVLLSYLLLGQATSFYALLACSIIIGGFWLGVDQEGAEGTLSWTGTLYGVLASLCVSLNAIYTKKVLPVVDDSIWRLTFYNNANACVLFLPLLLLLGELRALYSFAQLGSAHFWGMMTLGGLFGFAIGYVTGLQIKFTSPLSHNVSGTAKACAQTVLAVLYFEETKSFLWWTSNMMVLGGSSAYTWVRGREMKKGPEEPSPKEGEKGVMGM from the exons ATGCAGCCAGGTCCCGGGACGCGCCAGCGGCG GACCCCACTGAAGCGCTCCCGGATCTTGCACATGGCCCTGATGGGGGGGCCCGACCCCCCGGGGGAACCCGAGGCTGGTGGGGAGAAGCGGTTTCTGCTGCGGGCCTTGCAGATCACGCTGGTGGTCGCCCTGTACTGGGTCACCTCCATCTCCATGGTGTTCCTTAACAAGTACCTGCTGGACAGTCCCTCCCTGAGGCTGGACACCCCCATCTTCGTCACCTTCTACCAGTGCCTGGTGACCGTGCTGCTGTGCTGGGGCCTCAGTGCCCTGGCCGCCTGCTCTCCCCGCTCCGTGGACTTCCCCTCGCTGCACCTGGACCTCCGGGTGGCCCGCAGCGTCCTGCCCCTGTCGGTGGTCTTTATCGGCATGATCACCTTCAATAACCTGTGCCTCAAGTACGTGGGGGTGCCCTTCTACAACGTGGGCCGCTCGCTCACCACCGTCTTCAACGTGCTGCTCTCCTACCTGCTGCTCGGGCAGGCCACCTCCTTCTACGCCCTGCTGGCCTGCAGCATCATCATCG GTGGCTTCTGGCTCGGCGTGGACCAGGAGGGGGCGGAGGGCACCCTGTCTTGGACGGGCACCCTGTACGGCGTGCTGGCCAGCCTCTGTGTCTCGCTCAACGCCATCTACACCAAGAAGGTGCTGCCCGTGGTGGACGACAGCATCTGGCGTCTGACCTTCTACAACAACGCCAACGCCTGCGTCCTCTTCCTGCCCCTGCTCCTGCTCCTCGGGGAGCTGCGGGCCCTCTACAGCTTTGCCCAGCTGGGCAGCGCCCACTTCTGGGGGATGATGACACTGGGCGGCCTGTTTGGCTTCGCCATCGGCTACGTGACGGGACTGCAGATCAAGTTCACCAGCCCCCTGTCCCACAACGTGTCGGGCACGGCCAAGGCCTGCGCCCAAACGGTGCTGGCTGTGCTCTACTTCGAGGAGACCAAGAGCTTCCTCTGGTGGACGAGCAACATGATGGTGCTGGGGGGCTCCTCCGCCTACACGTGGGTGCGGGGCAGGGAGATGAAGAAGGGTCCGGAGGAGCCCAGCCCCAAGGAGGGCGAGAAGGGTGTCATGGGCATGTGA
- the SLC35C1 gene encoding GDP-fucose transporter 1 isoform X2, whose amino-acid sequence MALMGGPDPPGEPEAGGEKRFLLRALQITLVVALYWVTSISMVFLNKYLLDSPSLRLDTPIFVTFYQCLVTVLLCWGLSALAACSPRSVDFPSLHLDLRVARSVLPLSVVFIGMITFNNLCLKYVGVPFYNVGRSLTTVFNVLLSYLLLGQATSFYALLACSIIIGGFWLGVDQEGAEGTLSWTGTLYGVLASLCVSLNAIYTKKVLPVVDDSIWRLTFYNNANACVLFLPLLLLLGELRALYSFAQLGSAHFWGMMTLGGLFGFAIGYVTGLQIKFTSPLSHNVSGTAKACAQTVLAVLYFEETKSFLWWTSNMMVLGGSSAYTWVRGREMKKGPEEPSPKEGEKGVMGM is encoded by the exons ATGGCCCTGATGGGGGGGCCCGACCCCCCGGGGGAACCCGAGGCTGGTGGGGAGAAGCGGTTTCTGCTGCGGGCCTTGCAGATCACGCTGGTGGTCGCCCTGTACTGGGTCACCTCCATCTCCATGGTGTTCCTTAACAAGTACCTGCTGGACAGTCCCTCCCTGAGGCTGGACACCCCCATCTTCGTCACCTTCTACCAGTGCCTGGTGACCGTGCTGCTGTGCTGGGGCCTCAGTGCCCTGGCCGCCTGCTCTCCCCGCTCCGTGGACTTCCCCTCGCTGCACCTGGACCTCCGGGTGGCCCGCAGCGTCCTGCCCCTGTCGGTGGTCTTTATCGGCATGATCACCTTCAATAACCTGTGCCTCAAGTACGTGGGGGTGCCCTTCTACAACGTGGGCCGCTCGCTCACCACCGTCTTCAACGTGCTGCTCTCCTACCTGCTGCTCGGGCAGGCCACCTCCTTCTACGCCCTGCTGGCCTGCAGCATCATCATCG GTGGCTTCTGGCTCGGCGTGGACCAGGAGGGGGCGGAGGGCACCCTGTCTTGGACGGGCACCCTGTACGGCGTGCTGGCCAGCCTCTGTGTCTCGCTCAACGCCATCTACACCAAGAAGGTGCTGCCCGTGGTGGACGACAGCATCTGGCGTCTGACCTTCTACAACAACGCCAACGCCTGCGTCCTCTTCCTGCCCCTGCTCCTGCTCCTCGGGGAGCTGCGGGCCCTCTACAGCTTTGCCCAGCTGGGCAGCGCCCACTTCTGGGGGATGATGACACTGGGCGGCCTGTTTGGCTTCGCCATCGGCTACGTGACGGGACTGCAGATCAAGTTCACCAGCCCCCTGTCCCACAACGTGTCGGGCACGGCCAAGGCCTGCGCCCAAACGGTGCTGGCTGTGCTCTACTTCGAGGAGACCAAGAGCTTCCTCTGGTGGACGAGCAACATGATGGTGCTGGGGGGCTCCTCCGCCTACACGTGGGTGCGGGGCAGGGAGATGAAGAAGGGTCCGGAGGAGCCCAGCCCCAAGGAGGGCGAGAAGGGTGTCATGGGCATGTGA